In the Apteryx mantelli isolate bAptMan1 chromosome 1, bAptMan1.hap1, whole genome shotgun sequence genome, one interval contains:
- the CD80 gene encoding T-lymphocyte activation antigen CD80, protein MARRPQAGLAPSRLALKRWLWLGLLVFRLVSLGYAVEKKVAKGKVGEKVGLPCCHEIPSTESLRNYRVYWQKNTTEVVLAYAEGKKISENERYDNRTELNMRNLTLWISPVEILDNGPYQCVVQHLKFLQNSVVPRIVCDEPVTLFITADFSEPSITAEVRSSSCESDDVVVRCSSHGGFPKPQISGVLNNASVVWNAIWVSESSISPYNVTGNLWLNVTEDTSLTCSIEYNGFAKSTSLLLKKRNDCVLPTIPPSSNVITASSIIIIVFLLAVTLAAKFIPRHVCSQCCMPQDSEEEDVKESMKTAELSKVTSETSSV, encoded by the exons GCTATGCGGTGGAGAAAAAAGTGGCCAAAGGCAAAGTGGGGGAAAAAGTTGGCCTGCCTTGTTGTCATGAAATACCCAGCACAGAAAGCCTACGTAATTACCGTGTCTACTGGCAGAAGAATACCACGGAGGTGGTGCTTGCTTACGCAGAGGGGAAGAAGATCTCAGAAAATGAGCGATATGACAATCGGACCGAGCTCAACATGAGGAATCTCACCCTGTGGATCTCTCCCGTGGAAATTCTGGACAATGGCCCCTACCAGTGTGTAGTTCAGCACctcaaatttttgcagaactcAGTTGTACCCCGCATTGTGTGTGATGAGCCCGTGACCCTCTTCATTACAG CTGACTTCAGTGAGCCCAGCATAACAGCAGAAGTACGCTCTAGTTCTTGTGAATCAGATGACGTGGTGGTAAGATGTTCTTCTCATGGAGGTTTCCCAAAACCCCAAATCTCTGGAGTCCTCAACAACGCGTCCGTGGTGTGGAATGCCATCTGGGTGTCTGAGTCCAGCATCAGCCCATACAACGTCACTGGCAACCTGTGGCTCAACGTGACTGAAGACACCAGCCTCACTTGCTCCATTGAATACAATGGCTTTGCCAAGTCTACTAGCTTGCTTCTGA aaaaaagaaatgactgtGTTCTTCCCACTATACCTCCATCTTCTAATGTCATTACTGCTTCAAGTATCATCATTATCGTTTTCCTTTTGGCTGTCACCTTAGCAGCAAAATTCATCCCAAGGCATG TCTGTTCTCAGTGTTGTATGCCTCAAGAttcagaggaagaagatgtgaaaGAAAGTATGAAGACAGCTGAACTCTCTAAAGTGACATCTGAAACATCATCTGTATGA
- the TIMMDC1 gene encoding LOW QUALITY PROTEIN: complex I assembly factor TIMMDC1, mitochondrial (The sequence of the model RefSeq protein was modified relative to this genomic sequence to represent the inferred CDS: deleted 2 bases in 1 codon), with protein sequence MAEGLGARPPFGRPAPPPQTGWERLCELWQRDERQRFPEETVNIIKSAFSGGVIGWVYGGLPAFRHARKEFIARSHGELFQNRADAVQSAHRAGLRSFIRYGWRWSWRVAAFVAIFNTVSTGLSVYRNKTTISNFAAAGALAGALFRMHLGLHGLAGGSVFGIVFGIPAGGLLMVMQKLAGETLQEKRNRERRELYEQKLEEWQSRLGVTEVLGQTESNAQGGPQREIKRIQELLNLPQISVASSYEVF encoded by the exons ATGGCGGAGGGGCTCGGCGCCCGGCCGCCCttcggccgccccgcgccgccgccgcagacGGGCTGGGAGCGGCTCTGCGAGCTCTGGCAGCGCGA CGAACGGCAGCGGTTCCCGGAAGAAACGGTGAATATCATCAAGTCGGCGTTTTCGGGGGGCGTCATCGGCTGGGTGTACGGCGGGCTGCCCGCCTTCCGCCACGCCAGGAAGGAGTTCATCGCGCGGAGCCACGGGGAGCTCTTCCAGAACCGCGCCGATGCTGTG CAATCAGCTCACCGTGCCGGTCTCAGGAGCTTCATCCGCTATGGATGGCGCTGGAGTTGGAGAGTAGCCGCTTTTGTGGCAATATTTAA CACAGTGAGCACTGGTCTGTCTGTGTACCGCAATAAAACCACCATCAGTAATTTTGCTGCAGCAGGAG cCCTCGCAGGAGCCCTCTTCAGAATGCACTTGGGCCTGCATGGGCTGGCAGGCGGCAGCGTGTTTGGAATAGTGTTTGG AATCCCTGCAGGGGGCCTCTTAATGGTAATGCAGAAACTTGCTGGTGAGACCTTGCAGGAGAAGAGGAATCGTGAGCGGAGGGAGCTGTATGAACAGAAGTTAGAAGAGTG GCAGTCCAGGCTCGGTGTAACTGAAGTCTTGGGCCAAACAGAAAGCAACGCTCAGGGAGGACCACAAAGAGAGATA AAGAGAATCCAGGAGCTGCTAAATCTTCCCCAGATCTCTGTCGCAAGCAGCTATGAAGTATTTTGA